A single region of the Arthrobacter sp. V1I7 genome encodes:
- a CDS encoding VIT family protein produces MDSTNAPTLHENEPHHNDLAHRLNWLRAGVLGANDGIVSVAAIVVGVAGVTTDSGPILIAGAAGLVGGAISMALGEYVSVSSQKDSQRALIDKERLELLEQPEEELEELAAIYQGKGLSRDTARTVARELTAHDALGAHLSAELNIDETDIVSPWHAAFASAIAFLAGAILPMLAILLPPENIRVPLTFVAVLVALAATGALGAWIGGGSQLKAAARVVIGGALALSATFLIGNLLGASGVVIG; encoded by the coding sequence ATGGACAGCACCAACGCCCCTACGCTTCATGAGAACGAGCCGCATCACAACGACCTTGCACACCGGCTCAATTGGCTGCGTGCCGGCGTGCTGGGCGCCAACGACGGTATCGTCTCGGTCGCCGCGATCGTTGTCGGCGTCGCCGGTGTCACCACGGACTCCGGCCCCATCCTGATCGCGGGTGCCGCGGGCCTCGTGGGTGGTGCGATCTCCATGGCTTTGGGCGAATACGTCTCGGTCAGCAGCCAGAAGGACAGCCAGCGGGCCCTGATCGACAAGGAACGGCTGGAATTGCTGGAACAGCCCGAGGAAGAGCTCGAGGAGCTCGCCGCCATCTACCAGGGCAAGGGCCTCAGCCGGGACACCGCCCGCACCGTCGCCAGGGAACTCACCGCGCACGATGCCCTCGGCGCCCACCTTTCCGCTGAACTTAACATCGACGAGACCGATATCGTCAGTCCCTGGCATGCCGCGTTTGCGTCTGCCATCGCATTCCTGGCCGGCGCGATCCTGCCGATGCTGGCCATCCTGCTGCCACCGGAAAACATCCGTGTGCCGCTGACGTTCGTGGCCGTCCTCGTGGCTCTGGCGGCGACCGGCGCACTGGGTGCCTGGATCGGCGGCGGGTCGCAGCTGAAGGCCGCGGCGCGCGTGGTGATCGGCGGCGCTCTGGCACTGAGTGCGACCTTCCTGATCGGCAACCTGCTCGGCGCGAGCGGCGTCGTCATCGGCTGA